From a region of the Drosophila yakuba strain Tai18E2 unplaced genomic scaffold, Prin_Dyak_Tai18E2_2.1 Segkk4_quiver_pilon_scaf, whole genome shotgun sequence genome:
- the LOC120322270 gene encoding uncharacterized protein LOC120322270, translating into MMLANDINIDLEELLENIIEGIPAPALRNQARIQCFSEPMQVLRAFSEVRLPKHKPDNSSPKRFYEGGPAKKDLRCANCNSKGHFAKECLKPKREPGSCYACGAFGHFVGQCPERKSANINNYNAS; encoded by the exons ATGATGCTGGCCAACGATATCAACATCGATCTGGAGGAACTCCTGGAAAACATTATCGAAGGAATTCCGGCACCAGCGCTACGCAATCAGGCCCGCATACAGTGCTTTTCCGAACCGATGCAGGTTTTGAGAGCCTTCTCGGAAGTACGTCTGCCAAAGCACAAGCCGGATAATAGTTCGCCAAAACGCTTCTATGAAGGAGGTCCAGCTAAGAAGGATTTGCGTTGCGCCAACTGCAACTCAAAAGGACACTTCGCCAAGGAGTGCCTGAAGCCGAAGAGAGAGCCCGGATCCTGCTACGCTTGTGGAGCGTTCGGACACTTCGTCGGACAATGCCCGGAGCGCAAGAGCGCCAATATCAACAATTAT AATGCCTCATAG